The proteins below are encoded in one region of Bremerella sp. P1:
- a CDS encoding platelet-activating factor acetylhydrolase IB subunit, translating to MRCFACLMLSLVLAVPAFAEDTATKEPIEALKPVPRGDWWVKRHEEKLKAIEDAEKIDVVFIGDSITHGWEGSGKKIWDDNFSAWSPLNLGYGGDRTEHVLWRFEHGELDGYKPKVAVIMIGTNNTGHRKEKSEDTAAGVNAIVEKLHEKHPETKVLLLAIFPRGAKTEDQLRKLNDGANAIIEKSMQDKDYVTFLNINDVFLTEDGTLPKEIMPDLLHPKEKGYQLWADAVAPKIKELLGE from the coding sequence ATGCGTTGTTTTGCCTGTTTGATGCTTTCCCTCGTTCTGGCCGTGCCGGCCTTTGCGGAGGATACCGCGACCAAAGAGCCGATCGAAGCCTTGAAACCAGTCCCGCGTGGCGATTGGTGGGTTAAGCGTCACGAAGAAAAGCTCAAAGCGATCGAAGACGCGGAGAAGATCGACGTCGTCTTCATTGGCGATTCCATCACTCACGGCTGGGAAGGTTCCGGCAAGAAGATCTGGGACGATAACTTCAGCGCGTGGAGCCCTCTGAACCTGGGCTACGGCGGCGACCGCACCGAGCACGTTCTGTGGCGTTTCGAGCACGGCGAACTGGATGGCTATAAGCCGAAGGTTGCTGTCATCATGATCGGTACCAACAACACCGGTCACCGCAAAGAGAAGTCGGAAGACACGGCTGCCGGCGTCAATGCAATCGTTGAGAAGCTGCACGAGAAGCACCCGGAAACGAAGGTCCTGCTGCTGGCCATCTTCCCACGTGGCGCCAAGACCGAAGATCAGCTCCGCAAGCTGAACGACGGCGCGAACGCCATCATCGAGAAGTCGATGCAGGACAAGGACTACGTTACGTTCCTGAACATCAACGACGTCTTCCTGACCGAAGACGGCACGCTACCCAAGGAAATCATGCCTGACCTGCTGCACCCAAAAGAGAAGGGTTACCAGCTGTGGGCCGATGCCGTTGCCCCGAAGATCAAAGAACTTCTCGGCGAATAG
- a CDS encoding DUF6800 family protein, whose product MPVINERHQELKRRRHRKKVYAKFKAKIAQNPSNDEKRKMAHKLRKLTPAAEELIQRWGLEA is encoded by the coding sequence GTGCCGGTAATTAACGAGCGCCATCAGGAGTTGAAGCGTCGACGTCATCGCAAGAAGGTTTACGCTAAGTTCAAGGCCAAGATTGCTCAGAATCCATCCAATGACGAAAAGCGCAAGATGGCTCATAAGCTCCGCAAGCTGACGCCAGCCGCTGAAGAACTGATCCAACGCTGGGGCCTGGAAGCCTAA
- a CDS encoding flavoprotein has protein sequence MSQRKVIIGVTGGIAAYKTAALVSQLVKADVDVTVVMTHASYHFVGAATLTALSGKRVHTELFDDAMPLGAHIELARRADLLCIVPASADFMAKAAGGLADDLLSTLYLAFTGDVMMCPAMNKEMWAHPAVQRNAKQLIEDGVQMIGPDSGWQSCRVEGTGRMTEPEEIFQAIEKHLSAS, from the coding sequence GTGAGCCAACGAAAGGTCATCATCGGCGTCACCGGCGGGATTGCCGCCTACAAGACGGCCGCTTTGGTCAGCCAGTTGGTCAAAGCGGATGTCGACGTCACCGTGGTGATGACCCACGCTTCCTATCACTTTGTCGGCGCGGCGACACTCACCGCGCTGTCGGGGAAGCGAGTGCACACAGAACTCTTTGACGATGCCATGCCGCTAGGCGCGCACATTGAACTTGCGCGCCGGGCAGATCTATTGTGCATTGTGCCTGCTTCGGCTGACTTCATGGCCAAAGCCGCCGGAGGGCTGGCCGACGACCTGCTCAGCACGCTCTACCTCGCGTTCACAGGCGACGTCATGATGTGCCCGGCAATGAACAAAGAGATGTGGGCTCATCCGGCCGTTCAGCGGAACGCAAAGCAACTGATCGAAGACGGCGTGCAGATGATTGGCCCCGATAGCGGCTGGCAAAGCTGCCGCGTCGAAGGGACCGGACGCATGACCGAGCCGGAAGAGATCTTCCAGGCGATTGAGAAGCATCTATCCGCCAGCTAG
- a CDS encoding DNA-directed RNA polymerase subunit omega, with protein MLEELKEEFIIKKVGGRFKLSTLIQKRLVALNAGSRPLVEINSDNKMEIVLEEIKQDKIFLDTTNELRTAADGDVMIKSFDAMMSDEL; from the coding sequence ATGCTCGAAGAACTGAAAGAAGAATTCATCATCAAGAAGGTTGGTGGTCGCTTTAAGCTGTCGACCCTGATCCAGAAGCGTCTGGTGGCCCTGAACGCCGGGAGCCGTCCGCTGGTCGAAATCAACTCCGACAACAAGATGGAAATCGTCCTCGAAGAGATCAAGCAGGACAAGATCTTCCTCGACACGACGAACGAACTTCGCACCGCTGCTGACGGCGATGTGATGATCAAGTCGTTCGATGCCATGATGAGTGACGAACTGTGA
- the gmk gene encoding guanylate kinase yields MTASTPGNLVILSGPSGVGKSTVVRKLLALGEPPIELSISATTREPRAGEQNGIDYHFLPKEDFQRRIEGDEFLEYVEVFRKGHLYGTLRSEVEARLNQGISVLLEIDVEGAAKVAEKYPAAVTIFLSPESAEELERRLRDRGTETEEAIQRRLETAKKEMEASKWYRHHVVNKLGAADQTAAQLADIIRQEKEERCSKN; encoded by the coding sequence ATGACAGCAAGCACACCAGGCAACTTGGTCATCTTGTCCGGGCCTTCAGGCGTTGGCAAATCGACCGTGGTGCGCAAGCTGTTGGCATTGGGTGAACCACCCATTGAACTGAGTATTTCCGCAACGACTCGCGAGCCGAGAGCCGGGGAGCAGAATGGTATCGACTACCATTTCCTTCCCAAAGAAGACTTTCAGCGGCGGATCGAGGGCGACGAATTCCTGGAGTATGTCGAGGTCTTCCGCAAAGGGCACCTATACGGAACCCTGCGTAGCGAAGTCGAAGCTCGATTAAACCAAGGCATTTCGGTCCTGTTGGAAATCGACGTCGAGGGTGCCGCCAAGGTTGCCGAGAAGTACCCAGCGGCAGTCACCATTTTCCTTAGTCCCGAGTCGGCCGAAGAATTAGAACGCCGCCTCCGCGACCGAGGCACCGAAACAGAAGAAGCCATCCAGCGGCGGCTGGAAACGGCCAAGAAAGAGATGGAAGCGTCCAAGTGGTATCGCCACCACGTGGTGAACAAACTTGGCGCTGCGGACCAAACCGCCGCACAACTTGCAGACATTATCCGTCAGGAAAAGGAGGAGCGATGCTCGAAGAACTGA
- a CDS encoding YicC/YloC family endoribonuclease, which translates to MLLSMTGYGDAHLHAEGVSVSVEVRSVNNRYFKLAVRGNELFSGLESQIEGVTRKFINRGTITINLRIKQDVTADKYRIDTAVLESYMQQIRQLGEKVGLSETPHIDSVLQLPGVVQENTDTDDEQFNAWPVIEKTLKAALEKFDTMRRAEGENTTKDLRENLATIASHLETIEAKSPLVVDGYRDRMTERVNKVLEEFDVTVDPATLLREVAIFTDRVNISEEIVRLKSHLGQFEKFLTQEESAGRKLDFLTQEIFRETNTIGSKANDAEIARGVVEMKTAIEKIREQIQNIE; encoded by the coding sequence ATGCTGCTGAGCATGACCGGATATGGCGATGCCCACCTGCACGCGGAAGGCGTTTCCGTTTCGGTCGAAGTGCGTTCGGTGAACAATCGCTACTTCAAGCTGGCCGTGCGTGGCAACGAATTGTTCAGTGGGTTGGAATCACAGATCGAAGGGGTCACGCGGAAGTTTATCAACCGTGGCACCATCACGATCAACTTGCGAATCAAGCAGGACGTGACCGCCGACAAGTACCGCATCGATACGGCTGTGCTGGAAAGCTACATGCAGCAGATCCGGCAACTCGGCGAGAAGGTGGGGCTATCAGAAACACCCCATATCGATTCGGTACTGCAACTGCCAGGCGTGGTGCAAGAGAACACCGACACCGACGACGAGCAGTTCAACGCCTGGCCGGTAATTGAAAAGACACTGAAAGCGGCCCTCGAGAAGTTCGACACCATGCGTCGTGCCGAGGGAGAGAACACCACCAAAGATCTTCGCGAGAACCTGGCGACGATCGCCTCGCACCTGGAAACGATCGAAGCCAAGTCACCGCTGGTGGTCGACGGCTACCGTGATCGTATGACCGAGCGTGTGAACAAAGTCCTCGAGGAGTTCGACGTGACGGTCGACCCGGCGACACTCCTTCGCGAAGTGGCGATCTTCACCGATCGCGTGAACATTTCCGAAGAGATCGTCCGGCTCAAAAGCCACCTGGGTCAGTTTGAAAAGTTCCTCACGCAGGAAGAGTCCGCGGGGCGAAAGCTCGACTTCCTGACGCAGGAAATTTTTCGCGAGACCAACACGATCGGCTCGAAGGCGAACGACGCCGAGATCGCCCGAGGCGTGGTCGAAATGAAGACCGCTATCGAGAAGATCCGCGAGCAAATCCAAAACATCGAGTGA
- the secG gene encoding preprotein translocase subunit SecG has protein sequence MTSPILFGFLQYIFGPLLLLTSVFLILVVLVQRGRGGGLTGALGGAGGQSAFGAKAGDTFTKITVVMAVFWILLCIFATMGLQDQGASKLTGSGGSAAPAATGLPGDTTPGAGGPALTLPSDEEEGSAPAAGGAAEVTSDADLEPPANGGAAAPAEGDASSTEEKPAE, from the coding sequence ATGACCAGTCCCATCCTTTTCGGGTTCCTGCAGTACATTTTTGGCCCGCTGCTTTTGTTGACATCGGTCTTCCTGATCCTGGTCGTGCTCGTGCAGCGCGGTCGTGGTGGCGGTTTGACTGGCGCCTTGGGTGGTGCTGGTGGCCAGAGTGCCTTTGGTGCGAAAGCTGGCGACACGTTCACCAAGATTACGGTCGTCATGGCGGTCTTCTGGATCTTGCTGTGCATCTTCGCCACGATGGGCCTGCAAGATCAGGGAGCCAGCAAGCTGACCGGTTCCGGCGGTAGTGCTGCCCCGGCTGCAACCGGCCTGCCAGGCGACACGACTCCTGGTGCTGGCGGTCCCGCACTGACGCTTCCATCGGACGAAGAAGAAGGTTCGGCCCCTGCTGCTGGCGGAGCCGCTGAGGTCACGTCGGATGCCGACCTGGAGCCACCGGCGAATGGTGGTGCCGCAGCTCCTGCCGAAGGAGATGCCTCGTCAACCGAAGAGAAGCCTGCCGAGTAA
- the tpiA gene encoding triose-phosphate isomerase: MRRPFIAGNWKMNTTKADGVALVKGVAEGNTAGDAVEVAVCAPSVYLDAVATAAGGKVGVGAQNCYHEASGAFTGEISAAMAKDIGCQYVILGHSERRHIFGESNADVCKKVHAVLAAGLTPIVCVGELLEERESGKTADVVAEQMYGSLAGVTAEQMDSVVIAYEPVWAIGTGKVATPEQAEEVHAGIRALMTAKYGEAVSESVRIQYGGSVKPDNAAELLSQPNIDGALVGGASLKADSFLGIIAGAQA; the protein is encoded by the coding sequence GTGAGACGTCCTTTCATTGCAGGTAACTGGAAAATGAACACCACCAAGGCCGACGGGGTCGCTTTGGTGAAAGGCGTTGCTGAAGGCAACACGGCTGGCGACGCAGTTGAAGTTGCCGTTTGTGCTCCTAGCGTTTATCTCGATGCCGTCGCCACTGCCGCAGGCGGCAAAGTGGGTGTCGGTGCTCAGAACTGCTACCACGAAGCCTCCGGGGCTTTCACCGGTGAAATCTCGGCTGCCATGGCCAAGGACATCGGTTGCCAATACGTGATCCTCGGCCACAGCGAACGCCGTCACATTTTCGGCGAATCGAATGCCGACGTCTGCAAGAAGGTGCATGCTGTTCTGGCTGCTGGCCTGACGCCGATCGTCTGCGTTGGTGAACTGCTGGAAGAACGTGAATCGGGCAAGACCGCCGACGTGGTCGCCGAGCAAATGTACGGTAGCCTGGCTGGCGTTACCGCCGAGCAAATGGATTCGGTCGTCATCGCTTACGAACCTGTTTGGGCCATTGGTACCGGCAAGGTCGCTACGCCTGAGCAAGCCGAAGAAGTTCACGCCGGCATTCGTGCCCTGATGACCGCCAAGTACGGCGAAGCCGTCAGCGAGTCGGTTCGCATTCAGTACGGCGGAAGCGTGAAGCCGGACAACGCCGCTGAACTGCTTTCGCAACCGAACATTGACGGTGCCCTGGTCGGTGGTGCCTCGCTCAAAGCAGACAGCTTCCTCGGCATCATCGCCGGAGCGCAAGCTTAG